In the Candidatus Cloacimonadota bacterium genome, one interval contains:
- the ndk gene encoding nucleoside-diphosphate kinase codes for MKENTLLLIKPDATGRNEIGRILAKVEENGFEINKLKMFKMDNELANKFYAEHVGKPFFPDLSEFMMSGKIIGAMLTREDAILKLRELVGNTDSTKANLGSIRAVHGTSKGENSVHASDSPESAKRELGLIFP; via the coding sequence AGAAAACACCTTACTTTTGATCAAACCTGATGCCACTGGCAGAAACGAAATTGGTCGGATCCTGGCGAAAGTAGAAGAAAACGGATTTGAAATTAATAAGCTGAAAATGTTCAAAATGGATAATGAATTGGCTAACAAATTCTACGCTGAACATGTGGGAAAACCTTTCTTCCCAGATTTGAGCGAATTCATGATGTCCGGCAAGATAATTGGGGCTATGCTGACCAGGGAAGATGCTATATTGAAATTGCGTGAACTGGTTGGAAATACAGACAGCACAAAGGCGAATCTCGGTTCAATTCGAGCAGTACATGGAACATCTAAGGGTGAGAATTCTGTACACGCTTCCGATAGTCCTGAAAGTGCGAAAAGAGAATTGGGATTGATCTTTCCTTAA
- a CDS encoding pyridoxal phosphate-dependent aminotransferase has protein sequence MKLSSRATDVQASPIRKLMPYAIAAKKKGLKIYHLNIGQPDIETPAKMIDVYHNYSDKVLAYGPSQGLESYREKLVEYYSRYKINLETEDILVTTAGSEAIVFAMLVTCNPGDELIIPEPFYTNYNGFATMTGIKIRAITTYAEDGFQLPASEKFEELINAKTRAIMLCNPGNPTGAVYTKEDLERIAELAIKHNLYVIADEVYREFVYDGYSHTSILAFPKIADRAIMVDSISKRYSACGARIGCIISKNKELIASALKFAQARLCPPTLEQLSATAAIDLQEDYFNEVLGEYDKRRRLVFEELQKIEDVVCVIPKGAFYIVAKLPIEDAEDFARWMLEEFDHQAETVMFAPAQGFYATPNMGRNELRIAYILNETDLKKAMQILREGLTEYKKLK, from the coding sequence ATGAAATTATCAAGTCGTGCCACAGATGTGCAGGCATCACCGATTAGAAAATTGATGCCTTATGCCATTGCTGCTAAGAAAAAAGGATTGAAAATTTATCATTTGAATATTGGACAACCCGATATTGAAACACCTGCCAAAATGATAGATGTTTATCATAATTACAGCGATAAAGTTCTGGCTTACGGTCCTTCTCAGGGTTTGGAAAGTTACCGTGAAAAACTGGTCGAATATTATTCTCGCTACAAAATCAATCTCGAAACAGAAGATATCTTAGTTACTACTGCCGGTTCCGAAGCGATTGTTTTTGCTATGTTAGTTACCTGCAATCCGGGTGATGAACTAATTATTCCCGAACCATTTTATACCAATTATAACGGTTTTGCCACAATGACCGGAATCAAGATAAGAGCGATAACAACTTATGCTGAAGATGGATTTCAACTTCCTGCCAGCGAAAAATTCGAAGAATTGATCAATGCTAAAACCAGAGCGATCATGCTGTGCAATCCCGGCAATCCCACCGGAGCAGTTTATACAAAAGAAGATCTGGAAAGAATCGCTGAACTGGCAATAAAACACAACCTTTATGTTATCGCCGATGAAGTTTATCGTGAATTCGTGTATGATGGATATTCTCACACAAGTATTCTTGCTTTCCCAAAAATCGCAGACAGAGCGATCATGGTGGATAGTATTTCCAAGCGCTACAGTGCTTGCGGTGCCAGGATCGGTTGTATAATTTCCAAAAATAAAGAACTGATTGCTTCAGCCCTGAAGTTTGCGCAAGCTCGATTGTGTCCACCTACTTTGGAACAGCTTTCTGCAACCGCAGCAATCGATCTGCAAGAAGATTATTTTAATGAAGTTCTGGGTGAATATGACAAACGCCGCCGCCTTGTTTTCGAAGAATTACAGAAGATTGAAGATGTGGTTTGTGTGATTCCGAAGGGTGCTTTTTACATAGTTGCCAAACTGCCTATCGAAGATGCGGAAGATTTTGCCAGATGGATGCTGGAAGAATTTGATCACCAAGCTGAAACCGTGATGTTTGCTCCTGCGCAGGGTTTTTATGCCACTCCAAACATGGGCAGAAACGAACTTAGAATTGCCTACATTTTGAATGAAACTGATCTGAAAAAAGCCATGCAGATTTTGCGGGAAGGTTTAACAGAATATAAGAAATTGAAATAG